A single genomic interval of Phaeodactylum tricornutum CCAP 1055/1 chromosome 5, whole genome shotgun sequence harbors:
- a CDS encoding predicted protein → DKEGVVLVHGFGASGSQWNKAMMELNTTTASQGLAPDLIGFGEAEKPALSYSGYMWDAQVLDFVKERAMAVHGCTSFVTGGNSIGGFTSMSLAASDAADVDGRSLSSSGAPGRLPICKPPARPVARLFGNVLLGYLRPRIQSICKNLYPTNPAAVDESLCTGIFRDSLDPGAINVMMAGAKLPPPRSANELLKADFGGAATVENVEILEAFFDGPVLVAQGVLDPLNDSTDRMNRFGALRAGIMKDPINAGHCPHDELPGAVAQSISNWM, encoded by the exons GATAAAGAAGGCGTGGTACTGGTGCATGGCTTTGGAGCATCGGGATCGCAGTGGAACAAAGCCATGATGGAGCTCAA CACCACGACTGCCTCCCAGGGCTTGGCACCCGATCTTATTGGCTTCGGAGAAGCCGAGAAACCTGCGCTATCTTACTCGGGGTATATGTGGGATGCACAGGTGCTAGATTTCGTCAAGGAGCGAGCCATGGCCGTGCACGGGTGTACCTCGTTTGTCACTGGCGGTAACAGCATCGGTGGGTTCACGAGTATGAGTTTGGCGGCGAGTGACGCGGCTGACGTCGATGGACGCAGCTTGTCATCCTCGGGAGCTCCTG GAAGATTGCCCATTTGCAAGCCTCCAGCTCGACCGGTGGCTCGTCTTTTTGGGAACGTGCTACTGGGTTATTTGCGACCCCGAATTCAGTCGATCTGCAAGAACTTGTACCCGACAAACCCCGCTGCAGTCGATGAATCTCTCTGTACAGGAATTTTCCGCGATTCTTTggatcccggagcaattaaCGTCATGATGGCTGGTGCCAAGCTTCCACCACCACGATCGGCCAATGAACTCCTAAAGGCCGACTTTGGGGGAGCAGCTACGGTAGAAAATGTAGAAATACTCGAAGCTTTCTTTGATGGGCCTGTTCTAGTTGCCCAAGGTGTCTTGGATCCCCTTAACGACTCTACGGACCGTATGAATCGTTTTGGTGCCTTGCGTGCCGGCATTATGAAGGATCCCATCAATGCTGGTCACTGCCCCCACGACGAATTGCCTGGCGCAGTGGCACAGAGTATTTCCAATTGGATG